A window of Euwallacea fornicatus isolate EFF26 chromosome 25, ASM4011564v1, whole genome shotgun sequence contains these coding sequences:
- the LOC136346893 gene encoding peroxisomal N(1)-acetyl-spermine/spermidine oxidase isoform X2: MFVQPLSPFSNLFLGRSGRFGVVLSTVLRTFSAAKKDPSKGFRGCIVTDCMVDPCTPEPSVVIVGAGIAGLSVAQRLSQCGLSNFVVLEATDRPGGRIHSCWFGDVVAEMGAQHIHGACVNNPVFTLAAQEGLLKPPLKRTNSSKGIYLTSDGRAADHTTAMVAHHVFDQIQREALSLFAMRRGKEHGSLFDFFSLRIQQELQNFPEDQRYKVCRILYGLTHRIRMKVGEDLSKVSADNYGSFIGLPGGNVQIPLGFVGVLSPLLKELTSCNVKFNKPVELIRWDTVREKKDGSPRAIVQCCDGEEYCADYVVITVSLGVLKEHAEEMFFPLLPANKMDAIQNLGYGNINKVYLDYDKPFWVWSEGGMKFAWSPDELIHGSNWTKGLVSVEEVVNSKHVLCAFICGPESIVVEHCSDEEVANGLYRYFTNVNTLRKA, translated from the exons atgttcgTGCAACCATTGTCGCCTTTCAGCAATTTGTTTCTTGGTAGGAGTGGCAG ATTTGGTGTAGTCCTCAGCACAGTCCTTCGAACATTTTCTGCAGCAAAAAAGGATCCATCCAAAGGTTTCAGAGGATGCATCGTCACCGACTGCATGGTAGATCCTTGCACTCCGGAACCGTCAGTAGTTATCGTTGGAGCAGGCATTGCAGGGCTGAGCGTAGCTCAGAGACTCTCTCAATGTGGGCTCAGCAACTTCGTCGTTCTTGAAGCAACAGATAG ACCAGGAGGAAGAATCCATTCTTGTTGGTTCGGCGACGTTGTAGCCGAGATGGGTGCCCAACATATCCATGGAGCCTGCGTCAACAACCCAGTGTTTACCCTGGCAGCGCAAGAAGGATTGCTGAAGCCCCCTTTGAAAAGAACTAATTCTTCCAAAGG aatttatttaacaagcGACGGAAGGGCTGCCGATCATACCACTGCAATGGTAGCTCACCACGTCTTCGACCAAATCCAGCGAGAAGCTCTATCTCTCTTTGCCATGAGACGTGGCAAGGAACACGGATCTCTTTTCGACTTCTTTA GTTTAAGAATTCAACAAGAACTGCAGAACTTTCCCGAAGACCAAAGATACAAAGTGTGCAGGATTTTGTATGGTCTCACACATAGAATCCGAATGAAAGTCGGTGAAGACCTGAGCAAAGTAAGCGCCGACAACTACGGCAGTTTCATCGGTCTTCCTGGTGGGAACGTCCAGATACCTCTGGGTTTTGTAG GGGTTCTTTCGCCGCTCCTCAAAGAGCTGACAAGCTGCAAcgtcaaatttaataaacccGTAGAGTTGATAAGATGGGACACTGTCCGAGAAAAGAAGGACGGAAGCCCCAGAGCGATAGTGCAATGTTGCGATGGAGAAGAGTATTGCGCGGATTACGTGGTTATAACCGTGTCCCTGGGGGTCCTAAAGGAGCACGCAGAGGAaatgttttttccattattgccGGCCAATAAAATGGACGCCATCCAGAATTTAG GTTACGGCAACATCAACAAGGTCTATCTCGACTACGACAAGCCATTCTGGGTGTGGTCGGAAGGAGGAATGAAGTTTGCGTGGTCACCTGATGAATTGATCCATGGAAGTAACTGGACTAAAG gaTTAGTTTCGGTAGAAGAAGTGGTGAACAGCAAACATGTCTTGTGTGCTTTCATCTGTGGGCCAGAATCCATTGTTGTGGAACATTGTTCGGATGAAGAAGTAGCAAACG gTCTTTATAGATATTTCACAAACGTCAATACTTTACGAAAGGCATAA
- the LOC136346893 gene encoding peroxisomal N(1)-acetyl-spermine/spermidine oxidase isoform X1 produces MFVQPLSPFSNLFLGRSGRFGVVLSTVLRTFSAAKKDPSKGFRGCIVTDCMVDPCTPEPSVVIVGAGIAGLSVAQRLSQCGLSNFVVLEATDRPGGRIHSCWFGDVVAEMGAQHIHGACVNNPVFTLAAQEGLLKPPLKRTNSSKGIYLTSDGRAADHTTAMVAHHVFDQIQREALSLFAMRRGKEHGSLFDFFSLRIQQELQNFPEDQRYKVCRILYGLTHRIRMKVGEDLSKVSADNYGSFIGLPGGNVQIPLGFVGVLSPLLKELTSCNVKFNKPVELIRWDTVREKKDGSPRAIVQCCDGEEYCADYVVITVSLGVLKEHAEEMFFPLLPANKMDAIQNLGYGNINKVYLDYDKPFWVWSEGGMKFAWSPDELIHGSNWTKGLVSVEEVVNSKHVLCAFICGPESIVVEHCSDEEVANGITKVLRQFTGDPSLPYPCTILRSKWGSDPYFCGSFSHMSLSSNVEHQCDLGSPVPGHCDPVPPVLLFAGEATCAGYHSTVHGGRISGIREAERIVQLTKKFGGPPPNL; encoded by the exons atgttcgTGCAACCATTGTCGCCTTTCAGCAATTTGTTTCTTGGTAGGAGTGGCAG ATTTGGTGTAGTCCTCAGCACAGTCCTTCGAACATTTTCTGCAGCAAAAAAGGATCCATCCAAAGGTTTCAGAGGATGCATCGTCACCGACTGCATGGTAGATCCTTGCACTCCGGAACCGTCAGTAGTTATCGTTGGAGCAGGCATTGCAGGGCTGAGCGTAGCTCAGAGACTCTCTCAATGTGGGCTCAGCAACTTCGTCGTTCTTGAAGCAACAGATAG ACCAGGAGGAAGAATCCATTCTTGTTGGTTCGGCGACGTTGTAGCCGAGATGGGTGCCCAACATATCCATGGAGCCTGCGTCAACAACCCAGTGTTTACCCTGGCAGCGCAAGAAGGATTGCTGAAGCCCCCTTTGAAAAGAACTAATTCTTCCAAAGG aatttatttaacaagcGACGGAAGGGCTGCCGATCATACCACTGCAATGGTAGCTCACCACGTCTTCGACCAAATCCAGCGAGAAGCTCTATCTCTCTTTGCCATGAGACGTGGCAAGGAACACGGATCTCTTTTCGACTTCTTTA GTTTAAGAATTCAACAAGAACTGCAGAACTTTCCCGAAGACCAAAGATACAAAGTGTGCAGGATTTTGTATGGTCTCACACATAGAATCCGAATGAAAGTCGGTGAAGACCTGAGCAAAGTAAGCGCCGACAACTACGGCAGTTTCATCGGTCTTCCTGGTGGGAACGTCCAGATACCTCTGGGTTTTGTAG GGGTTCTTTCGCCGCTCCTCAAAGAGCTGACAAGCTGCAAcgtcaaatttaataaacccGTAGAGTTGATAAGATGGGACACTGTCCGAGAAAAGAAGGACGGAAGCCCCAGAGCGATAGTGCAATGTTGCGATGGAGAAGAGTATTGCGCGGATTACGTGGTTATAACCGTGTCCCTGGGGGTCCTAAAGGAGCACGCAGAGGAaatgttttttccattattgccGGCCAATAAAATGGACGCCATCCAGAATTTAG GTTACGGCAACATCAACAAGGTCTATCTCGACTACGACAAGCCATTCTGGGTGTGGTCGGAAGGAGGAATGAAGTTTGCGTGGTCACCTGATGAATTGATCCATGGAAGTAACTGGACTAAAG gaTTAGTTTCGGTAGAAGAAGTGGTGAACAGCAAACATGTCTTGTGTGCTTTCATCTGTGGGCCAGAATCCATTGTTGTGGAACATTGTTCGGATGAAGAAGTAGCAAACG GGATAACGAAGGTTCTGAGACAATTCACTGGAGATCCCTCCTTGCCTTACCCTTGTACGATCCTTCGGTCGAAATGGGGCTCCGATCCATATTTCTGTGGATCATTTTCTCACATGAGCCTGTCTTCGAACGTGGAACACCAATGCGATCTGGGCAGTCCAGTACCTGGCCATTGTGATCCAGTGCCACCGGTTTTGCTCTTCGCCGGAGAAGCAACTTGTGCTG GTTACCATTCTACGGTTCATGGAGGCAGAATAAGCGGAATTCGAGAGGCGGAAAGAATTGTTCAGCTGACCAAGAAGTTTGGAGGACCACCGCCAAATCTATGA
- the LOC136347003 gene encoding aromatic-L-amino-acid decarboxylase-like, giving the protein MEANKFREFGKAMIDYTAEYLENIRDRRVLPEVQPGYLRPLIPDSAPEKPENWEEVLKDVERVIMPGVTHWHSPRFHAYFPTANSYPAIVADILSGAIACIGFSWIASPACTELEVVMLDWLGKALGLPEEFLACSKGKGGGVIQGTASEATLVALLGAKAKAVAMAKKEHPDMKESDIVAKLVGYTSSQSHSSVERAGLLGGVKLRSLQPDESNKLRGETVEQAIKEDREAGLIPFYCVATLGTTSSCTFDRLDEIGPVCNENDVWLHVDAAYAGSAFICPEYRYLMKGIERADSFNFNPHKWLLVNFDCSAMWLKDPSWLVNAFNVDPLYLKHEQQGSAPDYRHWQIPLGRRFRALKLWFVLRLYGLENLQAHIRKHIALAHYFENLVRSDDRFEITEEVIMGLVCFRLKVSNEINEVLLKRINGRGVIHLVPSKIRETYFIRLAICSKYSEEKDMDVSWNEVKEAADEVFSGNGV; this is encoded by the exons ATGGAGGCTAATAAGTTTAGGGAGTTCGGGAAGGCGATGATCGACTACACGGCCGAATATCTGGAGAATATTAGGGATCG GCGAGTTTTACCTGAAGTTCAACCCGGGTATCTGAGGCCCCTAATACCTGATAGCGCTCCAGAAAAACCGGAAAATTGGGAAGAAGTTTTGAAGGACGTAGAAAGAGTGATTATGCCAGGG GTTACCCATTGGCATTCACCTAGATTTCACGCCTATTTTCCTACAGCGAATTCCTATCCTGCCATAGTTGCAGACATTCTTAGTGGAGCCATCGCATGTATCGGATTTTCATGG ATTGCCAGTCCCGCATGCACAGAACTAGAAGTGGTGATGCTTGATTGGTTAGGCAAAGCCCTGGGACTACCGGAAGAGTTCTTGGCCTGTTCCAAAGGGAAAG GTGGAGGCGTGATCCAGGGTACTGCCAGTGAAGCCACATTGGTGGCTCTTCTTGGAGCAAAAGCGAAAGCAGTTGCAATGGCGAAGAAGGAGCATCCGGACATGAAGGAGTCCGATATCGTAGCTAAGCTTGTGGGGTATACGTCGA GTCAAAGTCATTCTTCAGTAGAACGGGCGGGTTTGCTGGGTGGTGTCAAGTTACGTTCTCTTCAACCGGACGAAAGTAACAAACTGAGGGGCGAGACTGTTGAACAAGCCATCAAAGAAGACCGTGAGGCTGGCCTTATTCCATTTTAC TGCGTAGCTACTTTGGGAACAACTTCTTCATGCACCTTCGATAGATTGGACGAGATAGGACCAGTTTGCAACGAAAACGATGTCTGGCTTCATGTGGATGCGGCCTACGCCGGATCTGCGTTCATTTGTCCTGAGTACAG GTATCTCATGAAGGGCATCGAGAGGGCAGATTCTTTTAACTTCAACCCTCACAAATGGCTTCTAGTTAATTTCGACTGTTCGGCCATGTGGCTCAAGGATCCTTCGTGGCTTGTGAACGCCTTCAACGTCGACCCATTGTATCTTAAACACGAGCAACAAG gATCCGCCCCTGATTACCGCCACTGGCAGATTCCTCTGGGTAGACGTTTCAGAGCGTTGAAACTGTGGTTCGTTCTCAGATTGTACGGTTTGGAAAACCTACAAGCTCACATTAGGAAACACATTGCTCTTGctcattatttcgaaaacttagTGAGGAGCGATGATAGATTTGAGATTACTGAAGAGGTGATTATGGGCCTGGTTTGCTTCAGGCTTAAAGTCTCCAATGAAATCAACGAGGTGCTGCTGAAGAGGATTAATGGACGAG GTGTAATTCATTTAGTTCCTTCCAAAATCAGAGAGACTTATTTCATACGTTTAGCGATTTGCTCGAAGTACAGCGAGGAGAAAGACATGGACGTGTCTTGGAACGAAGTTAAGGAGGCGGCCGATGAGGTTTTCAGCGGAAATGGGGTATGA